From Halanaeroarchaeum sulfurireducens, a single genomic window includes:
- a CDS encoding proline dehydrogenase family protein — protein MIPPIANNFVAGESAAEAIEHARTVNRHGIMAIINLLGEHYDDPEMAAEDRDQYLDLVRTIDRVDVDATISVKPSQIGIHVSETEFRENLLDIVSIADPRDIFVWVDMEDHETTDVTLDAYEDFAREHEGGVGVCLQSNLKRTSEDLERVKDVPGKIRLVKGAYDEPSDLSYKKKSRVNERFRADLEYMFSEFEPQAGIAIGSHDQKMIDFAVELGDRYDHDYEFQMLMGVREDEQQRLAREGHEVYQYAPYGTKWFSYFYRRARERKENMLFALRAVLG, from the coding sequence ATGATACCCCCAATCGCAAACAACTTCGTCGCAGGCGAATCGGCAGCGGAGGCAATCGAACACGCGCGAACGGTGAACCGTCACGGCATCATGGCGATCATCAACCTGCTGGGCGAGCACTACGACGATCCCGAGATGGCCGCCGAGGACCGCGATCAGTACCTCGATCTGGTCCGGACGATCGACCGGGTGGACGTGGACGCCACGATCTCGGTAAAACCCTCACAGATCGGGATCCACGTGAGTGAGACGGAGTTCCGTGAGAACCTCCTCGACATCGTCTCGATCGCCGACCCCCGCGATATCTTCGTGTGGGTGGACATGGAAGATCACGAGACCACCGACGTCACCCTCGACGCATACGAGGACTTCGCCCGGGAGCACGAGGGCGGCGTCGGTGTCTGCCTCCAGTCGAACCTGAAACGCACGAGTGAGGACCTCGAGCGCGTAAAGGACGTCCCCGGCAAGATACGGCTGGTCAAGGGCGCCTACGACGAACCATCGGACCTCTCGTACAAGAAGAAATCTCGCGTCAACGAACGGTTCCGGGCGGACCTCGAGTACATGTTCTCGGAGTTCGAACCGCAGGCGGGCATCGCCATCGGCTCCCACGACCAGAAGATGATCGATTTTGCCGTCGAACTGGGGGACCGCTACGACCACGATTACGAGTTTCAGATGCTCATGGGTGTCCGCGAGGACGAGCAACAGCGTCTGGCCCGCGAGGGTCACGAGGTCTACCAGTACGCACCGTACGGCACCAAGTGGTTCTCGTACTTCTATCGCCGCGCTCGCGAGCGCAAGGAGAACATGCTGTTCGCGCTGCGAGCCGTCCTGGGGTGA
- a CDS encoding RAD55 family ATPase: protein MDRIPFGIDRLDSRIGGGVPTGSVVLLAGEAGAGAREFVYTSAVFNGLEVADPELFSLHYGDLHGDAIPPDGINYVSFTADANDLRGEIDYVMDRELVDGGLDPVEFTTFSSEYFQLSPVPQGWYAEKNRTIKDIGRTGDSRGVLEAFADYLDERAMGSLVLVDALTDLLEAGREAVQFSDIVLLLKGLRHVSREWDGVVVFLLQKDAVTDRQLGSLMTAVDGTIQFEWETGGNERVRTMFVNEFRGVLSRLEAEDIIRFETEIHDAGFDVSGVRKIR, encoded by the coding sequence ATGGACCGAATCCCGTTCGGTATCGACCGCCTGGATTCCCGCATCGGCGGCGGTGTCCCCACCGGAAGCGTCGTCCTGCTCGCTGGGGAGGCGGGGGCCGGCGCGCGGGAATTCGTGTATACGAGTGCCGTCTTCAATGGCCTCGAGGTCGCCGACCCGGAACTATTCTCGTTGCACTATGGTGACCTGCACGGCGACGCCATCCCGCCGGACGGAATCAACTACGTCTCCTTTACCGCCGACGCCAACGACCTGCGGGGCGAGATCGATTACGTCATGGACCGCGAACTGGTCGATGGGGGACTCGATCCCGTGGAATTCACCACCTTCTCCTCGGAGTACTTCCAGTTGAGTCCCGTTCCCCAGGGCTGGTACGCCGAGAAGAATCGAACGATAAAGGATATCGGCCGGACCGGGGACAGTCGGGGCGTCCTGGAGGCATTCGCCGATTACCTCGACGAACGGGCGATGGGGAGTCTCGTACTCGTCGATGCACTCACCGACCTACTCGAAGCCGGACGGGAGGCGGTCCAGTTCAGCGACATCGTCCTCCTCCTCAAGGGCCTGCGCCACGTGTCCCGGGAGTGGGACGGCGTCGTCGTCTTCCTCCTCCAGAAGGACGCGGTGACCGATCGCCAACTCGGCAGTCTGATGACTGCCGTCGACGGGACGATCCAGTTCGAGTGGGAGACCGGCGGCAACGAGCGCGTCCGTACGATGTTCGTCAACGAGTTCCGTGGTGTCCTCTCGCGACTCGAGGCCGAGGACATCATCAGATTCGAAACCGAGATTCACGACGCTGGCTTCGACGTGAGCGGCGTCCGAAAGATCCGGTAG
- a CDS encoding HAD family hydrolase produces the protein MTVDAVLFDLDETLVEYERPASTVLGVAFDQLDVEPFFHVSEFRDRYDDFLPQSESVAHLRELVFADIAADAGHDPALGRRLARGYADERDHSRVRLLPGAPDLLDALEDRPVGLVTNGGPEMQRPKLETTGLDTYFDTIVYAGHDTASKPEPEPFVRALEDLEVDPPAGAFVGNDPVADVHGSQSVGMRSVWLRNGAEETPTVEPDATVDCLDELLDTGLLQ, from the coding sequence ATGACAGTCGACGCCGTCCTCTTCGACCTCGACGAGACGCTGGTAGAGTACGAACGACCGGCGTCGACAGTTCTCGGCGTCGCGTTCGACCAGCTCGATGTCGAGCCCTTCTTCCACGTCTCCGAATTCCGGGACCGCTACGACGACTTCTTGCCCCAGAGCGAATCGGTTGCTCACCTCAGAGAACTGGTCTTCGCGGACATCGCGGCGGACGCCGGTCACGATCCGGCCCTCGGCCGACGCCTCGCCCGTGGATATGCGGACGAGCGAGACCACTCCCGCGTCCGACTCCTCCCGGGCGCGCCCGACCTCCTCGACGCGCTCGAGGACCGACCAGTCGGACTGGTCACCAACGGGGGCCCGGAGATGCAACGCCCGAAACTCGAGACGACCGGCCTCGACACATACTTCGACACGATCGTCTACGCGGGCCACGACACGGCGTCGAAGCCGGAACCCGAACCGTTCGTCCGGGCCCTCGAGGATCTCGAGGTCGATCCACCCGCGGGCGCGTTCGTCGGCAACGACCCGGTCGCGGACGTCCACGGTTCCCAGTCCGTCGGAATGCGTTCGGTGTGGCTCAGAAACGGCGCAGAAGAGACGCCCACGGTCGAACCCGACGCCACCGTCGACTGCCTCGACGAACTCCTCGATACGGGGTTACTCCAGTAG
- a CDS encoding 30S ribosomal protein S8e, whose translation MQYQGRSKRLKTGARARPQHKKKKHELGRSPTETEIGEPRFRVVESRGGTRKVRALSTDVANVTANGETVQTEILDVVENTANPNYVRRNIVTKGAVIETEEGTARVTSRPGQTGQVNAVRVE comes from the coding sequence ATGCAGTATCAGGGTCGCTCGAAGCGGTTGAAGACGGGTGCGCGCGCACGCCCACAGCACAAGAAGAAAAAACACGAACTCGGCCGCTCGCCCACGGAGACGGAAATCGGCGAACCGCGGTTCCGCGTCGTGGAATCGCGGGGCGGCACCCGCAAAGTGCGGGCCCTCTCGACCGACGTCGCGAACGTCACCGCCAACGGAGAGACGGTCCAAACGGAGATCCTCGACGTGGTCGAGAATACGGCGAACCCGAACTACGTCCGACGAAACATCGTGACGAAGGGAGCAGTCATCGAGACCGAAGAGGGGACGGCTCGCGTCACCTCCCGTCCCGGACAGACTGGCCAGGTTAACGCTGTTCGCGTCGAGTAA
- a CDS encoding aldehyde ferredoxin oxidoreductase family protein: MGYWKRRLTVDLTTGEVETRDLSEEFLRRYLGGAGFTTRLLYDEVGPSVDPLDPENVLAVAPGLLVGPSVPTGSKTTFGFKSPLTGGYGKSVVGAKMGDQLKRAGYDAMVITGAADAPTTLVIEDDDVRLESAADLWGMDTWETDDALKEQYGDQFRTAVIGPAGENLSKMSMIECEDRQAGRGGPGAVMGSKNLKAIAVTGTKGVPVAREEELEELNKKWRLETTGRGDIDVTGTGSATIDVQYGTGEAYDAKNTELGIHPTRNWQSGYFKKAYDRLDDPENDRVSIDPRYWTEEYVQTKRPCPYCTKPCSQYFEAEDTKYGDIAVDGPEYETQYALGGNVEVDDVEAVAKANEICDHEGLDTIDAGNAISWAMEAADRGLLDDEHLDSIDADLEFGNAEAVLELLEKMAHAEGELAQLLMNGHAHAAAELGAGEEFAIHVKNQAPAGFEPRGIKGMALAFGVAPRGADHLTSCLYALEMGGDFWEFENYDRQRMDGKALALKALEDLMMIYDITGVCKFTRGITLAEGVRELVNAMTGFDLATSELLTVGERTHNLSKAYNVREGFKREDDRLIPRLTEEAADGPNEGVSIDEAAYERELDRYYTARGWAVSGTPLTETLEELDLDDVAEEVGVTNELED; the protein is encoded by the coding sequence ATGGGTTACTGGAAGCGACGGCTGACGGTGGACCTGACCACGGGCGAGGTCGAGACCCGCGACCTTTCCGAGGAGTTCCTGCGGCGATACCTCGGTGGTGCCGGGTTTACGACACGCCTCCTCTACGACGAGGTAGGCCCGTCGGTCGATCCGCTCGACCCCGAGAACGTGCTGGCGGTCGCACCGGGACTGCTGGTCGGGCCGTCGGTACCGACCGGGTCGAAGACGACCTTCGGGTTCAAGTCACCGCTCACCGGCGGGTACGGAAAATCGGTGGTCGGCGCGAAGATGGGCGACCAGCTCAAGCGGGCGGGCTACGACGCGATGGTGATCACGGGCGCGGCGGACGCGCCCACCACGCTGGTCATCGAGGACGACGACGTGCGCCTGGAAAGCGCCGCGGATCTCTGGGGGATGGACACCTGGGAGACCGACGACGCACTCAAGGAGCAATACGGGGATCAATTCCGCACGGCGGTCATCGGGCCGGCTGGCGAGAACCTCTCGAAGATGTCCATGATCGAGTGCGAGGACCGCCAGGCCGGTCGTGGCGGTCCGGGCGCGGTCATGGGTTCGAAAAACCTCAAGGCGATCGCGGTCACCGGCACGAAGGGCGTGCCGGTCGCCCGCGAAGAGGAACTCGAGGAACTGAACAAGAAATGGCGCCTGGAGACGACCGGCCGTGGTGATATCGACGTCACGGGGACGGGCTCTGCCACGATCGACGTCCAGTACGGGACCGGTGAGGCGTACGACGCGAAGAACACGGAACTGGGCATCCATCCGACGCGGAACTGGCAGTCGGGGTATTTCAAAAAGGCGTACGATCGCCTGGACGACCCGGAGAACGACCGCGTGTCGATCGACCCGCGATACTGGACCGAGGAGTACGTCCAGACCAAGCGCCCCTGTCCGTACTGCACGAAGCCGTGTAGCCAGTATTTCGAGGCCGAGGACACGAAGTACGGCGACATCGCCGTGGATGGCCCCGAGTACGAGACCCAGTACGCGCTGGGCGGCAACGTGGAGGTCGACGACGTCGAGGCGGTGGCGAAGGCGAACGAGATCTGCGACCACGAAGGCCTCGACACTATCGACGCAGGCAACGCCATCTCGTGGGCCATGGAGGCCGCCGACCGGGGCCTGCTCGACGACGAACATCTCGACTCCATCGACGCGGACCTCGAGTTCGGCAATGCCGAAGCCGTCCTCGAACTCCTGGAGAAGATGGCCCACGCGGAGGGCGAGCTGGCCCAGCTCCTCATGAACGGCCACGCCCACGCGGCGGCGGAACTCGGCGCGGGCGAGGAGTTCGCCATCCACGTCAAAAACCAGGCGCCCGCCGGCTTCGAACCGCGCGGGATCAAGGGCATGGCACTGGCGTTCGGTGTCGCACCGCGCGGGGCCGACCACCTCACCTCGTGTCTGTACGCCCTGGAGATGGGTGGCGACTTCTGGGAGTTCGAGAACTACGACCGACAGCGCATGGACGGAAAGGCGCTGGCGCTCAAGGCTCTCGAGGACCTGATGATGATCTACGACATCACGGGCGTCTGCAAGTTCACCCGCGGCATCACCCTCGCGGAGGGCGTCCGCGAACTGGTCAATGCCATGACTGGCTTCGACCTGGCGACCTCGGAACTGCTTACCGTGGGCGAGCGGACACACAACCTCTCGAAGGCGTACAACGTGCGGGAAGGCTTCAAACGCGAGGACGACCGTCTCATCCCCCGTCTCACCGAGGAAGCGGCTGACGGTCCGAACGAGGGCGTGTCCATCGACGAGGCGGCGTACGAGCGCGAACTGGACCGGTACTACACCGCCCGGGGCTGGGCCGTTTCGGGGACGCCGCTGACCGAGACGCTCGAGGAACTCGACCTGGACGATGTCGCCGAGGAGGTCGGCGTCACGAACGAACTCGAGGACTGA
- the pyrF gene encoding orotidine-5'-phosphate decarboxylase, whose protein sequence is MSFFEDLAARIDRVNSVVSVGLDPDPDRLPDAVRDADLPRWAFNRRIIDATNEHAAAYKPNVAFYEDADGWRALRETVAYAHGKDVPVVLDAKRADIGNTARQYARLLDEADAITVNPYLGRDSLQPFLSRAEKGVFVLARTSNPGGGDVQDLELADGDRVFERVADLAADWNEHGNVGLVVGATAPAELQAVRDRVSGLPFLVPGVGAQGGDAEAAVEAGLADGVGLVNSSRGIIFAGEGEDRWAAAAGTAAKRLKRRLNAFR, encoded by the coding sequence ATGAGCTTCTTCGAGGACCTGGCGGCGCGTATCGACCGCGTGAATAGCGTGGTGAGCGTCGGCCTGGATCCCGACCCCGACCGGCTTCCCGACGCGGTCCGGGACGCCGACCTGCCACGGTGGGCGTTCAACCGCCGCATCATCGACGCGACGAACGAGCACGCGGCCGCGTACAAGCCCAACGTGGCCTTCTACGAGGACGCCGACGGCTGGCGGGCCCTGCGCGAGACCGTGGCCTACGCCCACGGAAAGGACGTTCCGGTCGTCCTCGACGCGAAGCGCGCCGACATCGGGAACACGGCCCGCCAGTACGCCCGACTGCTGGACGAAGCCGACGCCATCACGGTCAACCCGTATCTGGGTCGCGACTCGCTCCAGCCGTTTCTCTCGCGGGCGGAGAAAGGTGTCTTCGTCCTCGCGCGCACCTCCAACCCCGGCGGTGGCGACGTTCAGGATCTCGAACTTGCCGATGGCGACCGGGTGTTCGAGCGGGTCGCGGACCTGGCGGCCGATTGGAACGAACATGGGAACGTCGGCCTGGTGGTCGGGGCGACCGCGCCGGCGGAACTGCAAGCAGTCCGCGACCGGGTGTCCGGGCTCCCGTTCCTCGTACCGGGCGTCGGCGCACAGGGGGGCGACGCCGAGGCCGCTGTCGAGGCGGGGCTGGCCGACGGGGTCGGCCTCGTGAACTCCTCGCGGGGCATCATCTTCGCCGGGGAGGGCGAGGACCGCTGGGCCGCGGCTGCGGGGACGGCCGCGAAACGACTCAAGCGCCGGCTCAACGCGTTCCGGTGA
- a CDS encoding DUF2240 family protein gives MTLRVVVAAPFKGTGRDRMGEQAFVVALSLDRDWVSPDQAKRLVEVAERSGLIERDEDDLVATFPYDEVPIPDDFEPDASIFQERSAFERVLDALVDDGMDRQSAVAAINERQRDLGVTAEVAAVLTARAEGVDVPEAATKAHESVVR, from the coding sequence ATGACCCTACGTGTCGTGGTGGCCGCCCCGTTCAAGGGAACGGGACGGGATCGGATGGGCGAACAGGCGTTCGTCGTGGCGCTCTCCCTCGATCGCGACTGGGTGTCGCCCGATCAGGCCAAACGCCTGGTGGAGGTGGCCGAGCGGAGCGGACTCATCGAGCGCGACGAGGATGACCTGGTCGCCACGTTCCCCTACGACGAGGTCCCCATTCCGGACGACTTCGAACCGGACGCGTCGATATTCCAGGAACGCTCGGCCTTCGAGCGGGTCCTCGACGCCCTCGTCGACGACGGAATGGACCGTCAGTCGGCCGTCGCCGCGATCAACGAGCGCCAGCGCGATCTCGGCGTGACCGCCGAGGTGGCGGCGGTGCTGACCGCCCGGGCGGAAGGGGTCGACGTACCTGAGGCGGCGACGAAGGCCCACGAATCGGTAGTTCGGTAA
- a CDS encoding GTPBP1 family GTP-binding protein: MSADRALLQAALSRGEQEGGSVEFKERLTRELHLSGGRRESLAAQLKHRILSGDGEAMYVVGVTDAGGIAGISQSAFSETMDVLSLLAEEAGAHIEDVETWGTDDDGLVGVATIADGGALDVADDHLIVGTAGHVDHGKSTLVGSLVTGSPDDGEGGLRSYLDVQPHEVERGLSADLSYGVYGFDEDGPIHVDDPDRKSDRAAVVEEADRVVSFVDTVGHEPWLSTTIRGLVGQKLDYGLLTVAADDGPTATTREHLGVLLATESPTVVAITKTDLVADDRVDAVEREIERLLRNADRSPLPVSRHGVEAAIEEIGNSVVPIVRTSAVTREGLPVLDTLFERLPKTATADGDFELYVDRSYEVTGVGAVASGTVKSGTVDVGDHLYLGPFPDGSYRDVEVRSIEMHYHRVDHAEAGRIVGIALKGVRAADVERGMVLLSQEADPTPVRAFEADVMVLNHPTRIQAGYEPVVHLETVSEAARFDPEGGQLLPGDRGTTRVRFKFRPYHVQEGQRFVFREGRSKGVGTVTNLLE; encoded by the coding sequence ATGTCCGCCGACCGTGCCCTGCTGCAAGCGGCCCTGTCTCGCGGCGAGCAGGAGGGCGGAAGCGTCGAATTCAAAGAGCGGCTGACCCGGGAACTCCATCTGTCGGGTGGTCGCCGGGAAAGTCTCGCGGCGCAGCTCAAACATCGCATCCTCTCCGGGGACGGCGAGGCGATGTACGTCGTCGGCGTCACGGACGCCGGCGGAATCGCCGGCATTTCACAGTCGGCCTTTTCGGAGACGATGGACGTGTTGAGCCTCCTCGCCGAGGAAGCGGGAGCCCACATCGAAGACGTCGAAACCTGGGGGACCGATGACGACGGCCTCGTCGGTGTGGCCACCATCGCCGACGGCGGGGCTCTGGATGTCGCGGACGACCACCTCATCGTCGGGACGGCCGGCCACGTCGACCACGGGAAGAGCACGTTAGTCGGCAGTCTTGTCACCGGGAGTCCCGACGACGGGGAGGGCGGATTGCGTTCCTACCTCGACGTCCAGCCCCACGAGGTCGAGCGGGGCCTGAGTGCGGACCTCTCCTACGGCGTCTACGGGTTCGACGAGGACGGGCCGATCCACGTCGACGACCCCGACCGAAAATCGGACCGGGCGGCGGTCGTGGAGGAGGCAGACCGGGTCGTCTCGTTCGTGGACACGGTCGGCCACGAGCCCTGGCTGTCGACCACCATCAGGGGACTGGTCGGCCAGAAACTCGACTACGGGCTGTTGACCGTCGCCGCGGACGACGGGCCGACGGCCACCACCCGCGAACACCTCGGTGTGTTGCTCGCCACGGAATCGCCGACGGTGGTGGCCATCACCAAGACGGACCTGGTGGCGGACGATCGAGTCGATGCGGTCGAACGCGAGATCGAACGTCTGTTGCGCAACGCCGACCGCAGTCCCCTGCCGGTCTCGCGCCACGGCGTCGAGGCGGCGATCGAGGAGATCGGCAACTCCGTCGTGCCCATCGTCCGAACCTCTGCGGTCACACGGGAGGGACTGCCGGTCCTCGATACGCTCTTCGAACGACTCCCGAAGACCGCAACGGCGGACGGGGACTTCGAACTCTACGTCGATCGGTCCTACGAGGTGACCGGTGTGGGGGCCGTCGCCTCGGGGACGGTCAAATCCGGAACCGTCGACGTCGGCGATCACCTCTATCTCGGCCCGTTTCCGGACGGGTCGTACCGAGACGTGGAGGTCCGTTCCATCGAAATGCACTACCACCGCGTCGATCACGCCGAGGCTGGTCGGATCGTCGGCATTGCGCTGAAAGGCGTTCGCGCGGCGGATGTCGAGAGAGGGATGGTACTGCTTTCACAGGAAGCGGACCCGACGCCCGTCCGGGCCTTCGAGGCGGACGTGATGGTCCTCAATCACCCGACGCGGATTCAGGCGGGGTACGAACCGGTCGTCCACCTCGAGACGGTCAGCGAGGCCGCTCGCTTCGATCCCGAAGGCGGCCAACTGCTCCCGGGGGATCGCGGTACCACCAGGGTCCGGTTCAAATTTCGCCCGTACCACGTCCAGGAGGGGCAGCGATTCGTCTTTCGGGAAGGACGCAGCAAGGGTGTCGGAACCGTGACGAACCTACTGGAGTAA